Part of the Oncorhynchus nerka isolate Pitt River linkage group LG14, Oner_Uvic_2.0, whole genome shotgun sequence genome is shown below.
AGCAGAGCCCTTAGTGACACACAAGTCTAGCCTAAAGGTGCTCTTCTTTCCATCACACTGCTGGTTCCAGTGTTGAGACGCCAGTGTTTCATGATACAGCTCAGTCATAGATCAGTCGTTATCATTATTAGTTTTGACTTGAGGAAAGTGACtatctcctctcccagctctgtCCAGACACCGCCAGGAGACAGGAGGCAGCTTACACCTTTGGCACGGCCTACCAGGAGACTGTGAGTTTCTACCTCTATCCAGTGCTTGACTTGAACTGAAATGGGTTCCGGTACTCATTTTGGATGCCACTACTGTTTATACAGTATTTAGGTGCagaagctccacaatacttttgagataatattctataagaggaacaggaactcgagcagtagaacatttgaggtgccggGACTCAGATCTGGTgaactcctgcccaagtcaagcccTGTCTCTATCTCATCAACATGTGCTGTGGTGTTTTCTCATGGTGACAGTTGTTTTGCGTTCTCACTTAGCGCCAATTCTATTAcgtctgtgtgtgtagtgtgttctctccatagcagACCTGTTGCGTGTTTATGCTGAGCCTTTATTCTACGATGTGTTTGTGGATCTGAGccgaggagaggacaggagactgcTCCCTCTTCCCACACGCAACCTCAACCAAGAATACAACAGGAAGTTCATCAACCAAGGTGAATGTGGGAGGGGGTACATTTGTTTTAAATCCTTTCTCCCTCAACAAGTATCTTGAATAACTGGTGTGTGTAGGTAACTTGAACGACTGGTACCTATCGAGACGTGTGTTACTGGTGGACActctgagtgggagagagaagagcCTCGGCTCTCTGCCAAAAGTCATACGCATCGCAAGCAGCATCAGGATAGGGTGagttgcacacacaaacacacctccatGTAGGACTACACGCATTCATCAATGTTAGCAGGGTGTGAAAACATGTGTGTGTAATTATGACATAGGTTTCAGCTGGTGCCAGGGACTCAGAAGGGACAggtgttccctcctctcctctctgtgaccTACTCAGACGTCCTCAtcactgccccaaacacacagactgtctctgtgagtaacacatcacacacacacacacacacacacacacacacacacacatccctgatcCCACTGTAACTTCTGTGTGTTCTAGGTGTTGTTTGCTGTGGACTATGAGATGGACCAGACTGAGGCTCACATGAAGACTGATGTGAGTAACCAGGGGGCAGAGAACGAGAAGGGTAATGCTGTTGCGATTGCATGTATAGTGAAGACCAtaatgatttgtgtgtgtgtgtgtagatcgcCCTAGGTGTGTTGGGTGGCGTTTCTGTTCTGTATTCCCTGGTGAAGACAGCCAGCTGGAAGAGGAGGATTGGCTCTCCTCTCATTGACATGGAGGTACCTGACCTTTAACCTGTAACCCCGACTTCtaaccaaatcaaatgtattcataaagcccttcgtacatcagctgatatctcaaagtgctgtacagaaatccagcctaaaaccccaaacagcaagcaatgcaggtgtagaaacatgttggctaggaaaaactccctagaaaggccaaaacctaggaagaaaccaagctatgaggagtggccagtcatcttctggctgtgccgggtggatattataacagaacatggccaagatgttcataaatgaccagcatggtcaaataataataatcacagtagttgtcgagggtgcagcaagtcagcacctcaggagtaaatgtcagttggcttttcatagccgatcattaagagtatctctaacactcctgctgtctctagagagttgaaaacagcaggtctgggacaggtagcatgtccagtgaacaggtcagggttccaaagccacaggtagaacagttgaaactggagcaacagcacggccagttggactggggacagcaaggagtcatcatgccaggtagtcctgaggcatggtcctagggcttaggtcctccgagagagagaaagaaagagagaattaaattcacacaggacaacgtataagacaggagaagtaatccagatataacaaactgaccctagccccccgacacataaactactgcagcataaatactggaggctgagacaggaggggtcaggagacaatgtggccccatccgatgatagggccaaacaggaaggatataaccccacccaattTGCCAAaggacagcccccacaccactagaggatatcttcaaccaccaacttaccatcctgagacaagcccGATTATAGCCCACacagatctccgccacggcacaacccagggggggcgccaacccagacaggaagatcacatcagtgactcaacctcaGCCTCTGTaaaagggttagaggcagagaatcccagtggagagaggggaaccggccaggcagagacggcaagggcagttcgttgctccagagactttccgttcaccttcacactcctgggccagactacactcaatcatatgacccactgaagagatgagtctacagtaaagacttaaaagttgacaccgagtctgcgtctctcacatgggtaggcagaccattccataaaaattgagctctataggagaaagccctgcctccagctgtttgcttagaaattctagggacaattaggaggcctgcttcttgtgaccgtagcgtacgtgtaggtctgtacggcaggaccaaatcagagagattggtaggagcaagcccatgtaatgctttgtaggttagcagtaaaaccttgaaatcagcccttgccttaacaggaagccagtgtagggaggctagcactggagtaatatgatcaaattatttgcttctagtcaggattctagcagccgtatttagcactaactgaagtttaattagtgctttatccaggtagccagaaagtagagcattgcagtagtctaacctagaagtaacaaaaacatggattaatttttctgcatcatttttggacagaaagtttctgatttttgcaatgttacgtagatggaaaaaagctgtccttgaaacagtcttgataggttcgtcaaaagagatcagggtccagagtaacgccgagggccttcacagttttatttgagacgactgtacaaccattaagattaattgtccgattcaacagaagatctctttgtttcttgggacctagaacaagcatctctgttttgtctgagtttaaaagtagaaagtaaCCATTAACTTTAAACACCCAAATGCATTTATTTAAATGTAGAATTCGATTGCATGTTTGTCATATATTttccctgacctctctctctctgcctctccttctctatttttctctgtctctcacccctctTTTTCTTGCTCTCAGACCGTATTGAAGTTCCTGTTGTTTTACGCTGGTGATCTGGCTAACGTCTTCTTCTTCATCACCGTGGGAACAGGCCTGTACTGGCTCATCTTCTATAAGGTAGACAGAGACAcccgcagacagacacacaccacaccacagcccaccacacacacacactaacagacctTTCCCTCTCTTGTACACCTTTACCTCTGACCTGTCTCTGGTCTTTACTCCTGTTTATACGGATTCTGATTTTATTCAAGGTttttctcttctttcttctccTGGGCTGCACACTCAGACGGTGGAGGCAagtctttctcttctccccccctcctcttttcctctccccctcccacacAAGAACATTAAAAACAttcaaacgtgtgtgtgtgtgtgtgtgtgtgtgtgtgtctaggcccAGCATTTTGTGTCAGTGCTGCTACCGTTACCAGGTCTGCAGGAGGAGAGGTTTGTGGCGTATGTGGGCTGTGCCTTTGCTCTCAAGGTGAGGCCATCCCACCCTGTTGACAGCTTGTGTTTGTATGCTTCTATTTGTCTAAAATTGTGGTATTTGAAGTCGGGGGAGCGACCCCTAGTGTGGGCGCGGGGGAATTGCAGTGGGGTCACCACATTTTAAAAAAGTATTATGTTTTGTTTTAAATGGGCGTGGGGATTACAGTACATATTATTTGAAAAATTAAATGTGATTTAGTAAATTATTTATATTGGTTCTCCTAATTTTGTAAGAGATAAAAATGAATTGAATGTTATTTGTTGATGTAAAATGTCAATTTACAGATTTCTAAGGTTGTGTAAGTATATAAATTGGTTCAAACCACCTAAAACCAACTAAGGCATAGATGATGGTAATAAGAGCTACAGCAGGTTCTCACCACTGGTGGGATAACATGCTGTAACGTCCTCAAACGTGCAGAAACATCTAGTTCCAAAATTCTAATACTTTTTTGTTTTGTGTGCCAACGCTAAGACTACCGCTTTGTGGCACACCTATAGGAAAACTGTCAGGAAAATAGGGCTGGTGTTAATATAGGTGAATCTGTTGAAACTTGCACTTCAACTCCTATGTCTATCAGTGTTAGGATGCCAAGGATCTTATCTATTATTTAATGAAACAAATCATCTATTTTTCTGACAGTTTTTCCCAAGGTGGCGGCATAGGTGCCAATGGCATAATAGAAGATATGAAGGCCTCATCAATCCACACCTAGGAAGACCACATGActtaacacacatgcacacacccaaaCCCACACACAGATTCTGACCCAACGTTCAGAAAAACAACATTAACATAAACATGCACGGTCAAAGATTAACCCTTGGGTTTTACGGGGAAAACACTTCAGCTGAGAAGTCACTTGTTCTGTTCTCTTCCCTGAAGCACATGCAGATTTGGATAGTGAGAGGTTTTGCTGAGGAAGTGATTTCCCACTTTCCTGTGGTAACCTTGTGTTGGAGCCTCCTAATCCTAATAATACATTTGGGGGGGAAAAGGAACATATTTGCCTTTTTCATCCTATTTATCGAATAGCGGTGGAATTATTGGCCGATATCGATATATTGGTCATTATATTTGGGGTGGGGTCACGAGAAATTCTGCCGATAGAAATGGGATCCCTGCTGAAAAAGTCTGAATACCACTGGTCTGAATTGTCTTCCTGTCCTCCAGACTGTGCAGTTTCTCCATAAGCTGATCCAGCAGTTGTCAGTGGATATCTTCTTCATAGACTGGGAGAGACCGCGCGGCAAAGCCAACAAGACCATCCAGGGTACGTAGTCAAAAAACGCCTTTTCCCCTTTTCTCTGAAAGTTGTTTTACCCCTTTGTCTCTGAATTAGACGTGACCATGATTTGGGTTGTTGTCAGGCAATGGCAACGGTGAGGCGAATCACAGCCCTTCTCCTGTCAGCATCTGGAGGACCTACTTTGTGGCCAACGAGTGGAATGAGATTCAAACCATACGCAAGATCAGCCCCACCTTCCAGATCATGGCTGTGCTTTTCCTACTGGAGGTACACACAcatcttccttccctctctatgtctctctctgcctccttgtCTGTCCCTTTGTGTCTGTCgctctctgcccctctgtctccttgtctgtccctctgtgtgtctctgtctgtccctctgtctccttgtctgtgtctctgtctctctctgtccctctgtgcctctctctgtgactctctctttcccatcagAGAAATGGCAGCACTCTCCCCTGATACATTTAAAATCACTTTCTTAacgctctctctgttgctctctctttctctctccctgtgtgtctaGGTGGTTGGCTTCTCTAGTCTGGCCCTTAGGGACCCCTGGTCAGATCTCCAGCGCCCCCCTCAGTCCTACTCCCCTCCCTACAGCCTGACGCTGCGCTATGGCCTGGCCGCCACACTCTGGCTCTGCATTGGACTGCTGCAGGTAGGTACACCCCTATGAACTGCAGACGTTGGTCGGACCTGTTACCAGAGTGGGTCTCTGGACAGGCTTTCTCACTCTGTGTGTCTTTCACTTTATCTCTGCAGATCATTTTCTTCACTGCTTTCCATGAGCGTTTTGTGGAGGATAAGATCCGTCAGTTTGTGGACCTATGCTCTATCAGCAACGTGAGTATCACTCTCACCAGCATAGTGTCTCAGCTGCCGTGCACATTTTGTAAAAGTGAGATGGGCTGATGAACTGCTGCTGTTTTAATGCTATCAGTCATTTAAACAACGTTTTTCTTCTGTCTTAGATTTCGGTGCTGCTGCTGTCCCACAggtgttttggttactacatccaTGGGCGCTCCGTCCACGGCCACGCTGACACCAACATGGAGGAGATGAACATCAACCTCAAGAGAGAGGCCGTatgtacacagacagacagacagacagacagacagacagacagacagacagacagacagacagagtttgtgtgtgtgtatttcgttCCGATATAAAAAGCTATTcaaccctttctccctctctctctctgtaggagtcTCTGTGTGGTCAGAGAGGTCTCCTTCCCAACACAGACACTCAGACCTTCCAGATCTCCATCACCAGCCGCCTACGCCTGCAGTACGACCGCATCCTGGAGCCCCTCAGCAgggtggggctgtgtgtgtctgtgtgttgtttgaGATCATCATAATCAACAGGAAAGATATTCATGTCTGTTCTATGCCATGTGTTTctatcaaatccaattttatttgtcacatacacatggttagcagatgttagtgcgagtgtagcgaaatgcttacgTTGTACCACTTTTAACGTGCCTCTGTCTGAAGCTTTTAAAAATGTAGTTTTGATATTATTTCAGGTTACAACACATTTCATGATCTACAATTTCAGATTACTTTGTAGAGTTCAATGGGTCAGGTACACTCAAGGGCATGGAAATATTTACCTTGTTCAAAGGTATATCTGTGTTTGTCTCTAACAGAGAAATGGACCATCGCGGTTGGTGGACGCAGCCTCGGGACACCCCTTTGACCAGAGCACCAAAGCCTACCACACAATGAACCGTTTCCTAGGATCTGTCATAGACCATGTAAGATATCAACATACCACACAATGAACCGTTTCCTAGGATCTGTCATAGACCATGTAAGATAAGATAAACATACCACACAATGAACCGTTTCCTAGGATCTGTCATAGACCATGTAAGATATCAACATACCACACAATGAACCGTTTCCTAGGATCTGTCATAGACCATGTAAGATAAGATAAACATACCACACAATGAACTGTTTCCTAGGATCTGTCAAAGACCATGTAAGATATAAACATACCACACAATGAACCGTTTCCTAGGATCTGTCATAGACCATGTAAGATAAGATAAACATACCACACAATGAACTGTTTCCTAGGATCTGTCAAAGACCATGTAAGATAAACATACCACACAATGAACCGTTTCCTAGGATCTGTCATAGACCATGTATGATAAGATAAACATACCACACAATGAACCGTTTCCTAGGATCTGTCATAGACCATGTAAGATAAGATAAACATACCACACAATGAACCGTTTCCTAGGATCTGTCATAGACCATGTAAGATAAGATAAACATACCACACAATGAACCGTTTCCTAGGATCTGTCATAGACCATGTAAGATAAGATAAACATACCACACAATGAACCGTTTCCTAGGATCTGTCATAGACCATGTAAGATAAGATAAACATACCACAATGAACAATGAACCATGTAAGATATAAACATTTCCTAGGATCTGTCATAGACCATGTAAGATATCAACATACCACACAATGAACCGTTTCCTAGGATCTGTCATAGACCATGTAAGATATCAACATACCACACAATGAACCGTTTCCTAGGATCTGTCATAGACCATGTAAGATATCAACATACCACACAATGAACCGTTTCCTAGGATCTGTCATAGACCATGTAAGATAAGATAAACATACCACACAATGAACCGTTTCCTAGGATCTGTCATAGACCATGTAAGATATCAACATACCACACAATGAACAGTTTCCTAGGATCTGTCATAGACCATGTAAGatataaacacacaacacaccatgaGTCACTTCCTGGGATCTGTTCTAAATATTTTCTCACACACCTTTTCCTGATGTTATGTTGTATTCTCTGTAGGCCCATCGGGACATGGAATACGTTGTGAGAGACAAACTGTTTTTTGAGAGAGTCATAGGGATGGAGTTCATGGAGCCTATGGACAAGAGCATCTTCTACAACGGTTATGCTGCAACcttccctccatcttgtgccaacATCACTTCTTTTTCAatcttggttccaatagtttatatgtgtatatacagtaccaggcaaaagtttggacacacctactcattcaagggtttttctttatttttacattgtagaataatagtgaagacatcaaaactatgaaataacacgttgaatcatgtactaaccaacaaaaaaagtgttaaatcaaaatatatctgagattctacaaagtagccaccttgatgacagctttgtacactcttgacattctctcaaccagcttcatgaggtagtcacctggaatgcatttcaattaacaagtgtgccttgctaatttgtggaatttctttccttcttaatgcgtttgagtaaGTCAtttttgttgtgacaaggtaggggtggtatacagaagatagccctatttggtaaaagaccaagtccatattatggcaagaacagctcaaataaacaaagagaaatgacagtccattattacttttaagcatgaaagtcagtcaatccggaaattgttgcaaaaaccattaagctcgatgatgaaactggctctcacgaggaccacctcaggaaaggaagacccagagttacctctgctgcagaggataagttaattagttactagcctcagaaattgcagcccaaataaatgcttcagagttttagtaacagacacatctcaacatcaactgttcagaggagactgtgtgatgCAGGCCTTCATggacgaattgctgcaaagaaaccactactaaaggacaccaataataagaagagacttgcttgggccaagaaacacgagcaatggacattagactggtggaaatatttcctttggtctgatgagtccaaatttgagatttttggttccaatcgctgtgtctttgtgagacacagagtaggtgaacagatgatgtgtggttcccactgtgaagcacaCCGGTCTTTTCTCTctgcttatttcagctgttcttgtcataatatggactttgtcttttaccaaataaggctatcttctgtataccacctctaccttgtcacaacacaactgattggctcaaatgcattaaggaggaaataaattccacaaatacatttttaacaaggcacacctgttaattgaaatacaatccaggtgactacctcatgaagctggttgagagaatgtcaagagtgtgcaaagttgtcatcaagggaaagggtggctactttgaagaatctcaaatataaaatatattttgatttaacactttttaggttacttcatgattccatatgtgttatttcatagttttaatgtcttcactattattctataatatagaaaaatgtaaaaaataaagtaaaacccttgaatgagtaggtgtgtcaacttttgactggtactgtatatatctcaAAACATGGCAGATACAACAGTAATATGCGGTCTATGTTactacattacacacactgtGTGGGCTGCAGATAAATGGCAGTGTGGTCTGTGAACAAGCCTGGGCACCTGTATGACCTCTGAAATATGTCTTTATTCAACAGATGAGTCCCATTCGTTCAGTGACGTGCTGTTCTATGGGAACGAAGCCACTCTGTTGATCTTTGACACGCTCTTCTTCTGTGTGGTCGACCTGGGAGCACAGAGCTTCATACTGGCAGGCGTACTCACATACGTACAGCAAATGGTCGGTATTGGGTGTACTTGTCTTTGTTTGTGTTAGTTGTATAACAgcaaaaaataacattttatttattttctattcTAGATCTTTCGGTTAATCCGTAACGGTATTGGGCGGAGAAACCTGGCCAACAAAACATTGGTGGACAAGAGATTCCTGATCTAGTTTCTGCTGTCAGAATGGTGAAAGTATAGACCAGGCAATTCCAGTtctcgggggcctgattggtgtcaaagttttgccccagctaacacacctgactccaataatcaactaatcatgatcttcaatTTAGAATTCAATTTGAATAATCAGAGCTGTGTTTGCTAGAGATGGAGAAAAGTGTGACaagggtattcaactcttaccctacgaggtctggagctagttttctgttctacctgatcattaattacacacacctggtgtcccagctcTAAATCTGAAGAAAAGCCGTGGAACTGGTCCAGAGTTGAGCCTGAGTGGTATAGACTATAGTATGCCATGCCTTGTTAGCATGTAACAGCCTTGGTAGCTGTGTGACTAGCGTGGTTTAATTGTGTTTACAGCTTTGGCaggctcttttttttttttttacaaatgcttTTCTACTTGTTTACACAGTATTTTGTACATGTTCTTCACAGGGTTGATGATGTACATTTTGTAATTCAGTTTCTCTGTGATATGTTTTTACAAATTAAAACAATGGGTCTGATTTTATATTGTCTCTTCATTCACTTCCTGTTATTGGCcctgtagatagagagagaagatggagggaggtgaAGGTAGATGAGAGAAGGATTGTGGTACTTAAAACCATCCACACATTAGCTATTGGCTGCTGTAGTGGCATCATCATTTACTAACCTAACTTGCCAGCAACCATCTCTTCTGCTGAAGTGTGATGACCTTATTATGGTGCTATAAAACTAGATAACAGAGTAGGCCCAGCTCTGCTCCAGGGCCAGTAGGAGCTGCAGCCAGCAGGTTCCGTTCACCTGTTCCTTTACTACACTGGGTGTTATTTTGCAAATAGTTAATGATGAATAGAGATCTTGACATCATTTTGGTGCTTGAAAGTCTGTCACACACCCCCAGCAGCGTGCAAAGGGTTAACAAGCCAGTCAGATCTGTCAGAGAGGTGAGCCAATCAGCGTTTAGTATGTTGTGAGCTGGAGAGAGATGCAGGAGGGTGGGTAGCGTAGCAAAACGAAATAGTAAACTCTGAGAATAAGGTCGGTGGCAAGATAAATGTGTTTGGCATGTTACTTTTGTGCAGTATGTGTTAATGTAATGATAACTAACTTATGTTATATGTTGTGAGCTTTGTTACCGTGACCGTAATGTACAAGGACTGAAGGAGGAGTGGTGTTTTAAACTGGTTTCCGGTGACGCATAGCTAGATCATCGCTAGCCAACGTTACTACCCAGCAGTAGAGTAGACTTTTTCGGCCCATCAAATTAATACGTAACAATGTGCTGGCTTTAATTATGCTTGTATTTGGGATTATTCGCTATTGGGAACTACGTAGATATTGATCTCGATTTAATCTAAGTACAAAGAAAACTGACTCTGAACTGTACTGTAATCAATATGACAAATCTGTAGCAGTCAGGCCTAGCCAGGGATGGGCCGTGGTCACGGGTTATAGACTGGAGGTTTGAGCGGTATTTCAACTAGTACCGGGTGGTTCCGTGTAGTTCAGCCGTGCCTGGGTCTCTTTCGACCGACCAGAGCAGCTGCACGCATTGCCCCTTCGCTACAAATAGATAGATTAAAGCGTCAATCAGAAAGCGAAATCCCGGCCACTGTttaggtaaaaagctgagggataggACTGGAGAAATGTAtctactctcaaattcatagacagagctatggatgcaaggactgaccatccattatatcaaaataatagttttaaccatgttttgaggctttataatgtgtgtttacatttacgttgtttacaaacattgaagGTAAACAAGCttttattttgggttctgatggagtgtgacagttgaactaagatcGAGGCTTTTCtaaattatattcttcaagaatcgaTGGGCCCATATCATTAATttagcaactgctgattgccccttttaaTTATAGTGTAATTATTGTATTTGTTCatgttttattaggatccccattagctgttacaaTAACAGTAGTTCCTCTCCCTGGGGTCCTAATCTAGGAGGCGgaaagggcagagagagggatagcCTATGCCGTTAGAGAGAATCTAGTTCAGTAGGACAAGATTGGGTTTTCAGGAGTGAGCAAATGTCAGACCCGCTTCACAGGACTATATATAGTCTGTCAGAAAACTAGTGGTGGCTGACCCCTGTAGAGGGGCAAGGTTCTTTCATGGAGCAACAAAGCCTGGAAGACGACTAGCCGTGGCCGACCCCTGTAGCACACTGGGTCTCAAATCTGTCCTTGGGACCTCAAGCCATTCCATGTATTTGATCTACTCCAgaactagcaca
Proteins encoded:
- the LOC115124318 gene encoding meckelin isoform X2, whose amino-acid sequence is MCGSNILAGGMCFPPNNLPTVVNPNVNYAELSLPVQSAWFSTNLYSSAAACLVYTNLTACQALGNMCVMNMHSFSSVANDACGLYNTIFRATAALGSTQDISYWRANLPWLYYGDQPGLANRVLQTEPLPTGFSFKGRNRNTDINLVAAVYNARGDFLQWEKVGGNNLQLCPDTARRQEAAYTFGTAYQETCVLSIADLLRVYAEPLFYDVFVDLSRGEDRRLLPLPTRNLNQEYNRKFINQGNLNDWYLSRRVLLVDTLSGREKSLGSLPKVIRIASSIRIGFQLVPGTQKGQVFPPLLSVTYSDVLITAPNTQTVSVLFAVDYEMDQTEAHMKTDIALGVLGGVSVLYSLVKTASWKRRIGSPLIDMETVLKFLLFYAGDLANVFFFITVGTGLYWLIFYKAQHFVSVLLPLPGLQEERFVAYVGCAFALKTVQFLHKLIQQLSVDIFFIDWERPRGKANKTIQGNGNGEANHSPSPVSIWRTYFVANEWNEIQTIRKISPTFQIMAVLFLLEVVGFSSLALRDPWSDLQRPPQSYSPPYSLTLRYGLAATLWLCIGLLQIIFFTAFHERFVEDKIRQFVDLCSISNISVLLLSHRCFGYYIHGRSVHGHADTNMEEMNINLKREAESLCGQRGLLPNTDTQTFQISITSRLRLQYDRILEPLSRRNGPSRLVDAASGHPFDQSTKAYHTMNRFLGSVIDHAHRDMEYVVRDKLFFERVIGMEFMEPMDKSIFYNDESHSFSDVLFYGNEATLLIFDTLFFCVVDLGAQSFILAGVLTYVQQMIFRLIRNGIGRRNLANKTLVDKRFLI
- the LOC115124318 gene encoding meckelin isoform X1, yielding MPFQIISNQFNLPQVDSKQVAETSRMINGNRMHQSSILRPSDCSVEQFYDISSQSCVKCGPNQSTSATGLSCECVTGFRVLATNGASITCQQCPLEKTAVTEDGYGCILCPGSLTEQGTCQCPSGSILVERDVQGNPLEEARCEVCNGAEPALSAPNSYRDRCQRCQASLINTSQSCMCGSNILAGGMCFPPNNLPTVVNPNVNYAELSLPVQSAWFSTNLYSSAAACLVYTNLTACQALGNMCVMNMHSFSSVANDACGLYNTIFRATAALGSTQDISYWRANLPWLYYGDQPGLANRVLQTEPLPTGFSFKGRNRNTDINLVAAVYNARGDFLQWEKVGGNNLQLCPDTARRQEAAYTFGTAYQETCVLSIADLLRVYAEPLFYDVFVDLSRGEDRRLLPLPTRNLNQEYNRKFINQGNLNDWYLSRRVLLVDTLSGREKSLGSLPKVIRIASSIRIGFQLVPGTQKGQVFPPLLSVTYSDVLITAPNTQTVSVLFAVDYEMDQTEAHMKTDIALGVLGGVSVLYSLVKTASWKRRIGSPLIDMETVLKFLLFYAGDLANVFFFITVGTGLYWLIFYKAQHFVSVLLPLPGLQEERFVAYVGCAFALKTVQFLHKLIQQLSVDIFFIDWERPRGKANKTIQGNGNGEANHSPSPVSIWRTYFVANEWNEIQTIRKISPTFQIMAVLFLLEVVGFSSLALRDPWSDLQRPPQSYSPPYSLTLRYGLAATLWLCIGLLQIIFFTAFHERFVEDKIRQFVDLCSISNISVLLLSHRCFGYYIHGRSVHGHADTNMEEMNINLKREAESLCGQRGLLPNTDTQTFQISITSRLRLQYDRILEPLSRRNGPSRLVDAASGHPFDQSTKAYHTMNRFLGSVIDHAHRDMEYVVRDKLFFERVIGMEFMEPMDKSIFYNDESHSFSDVLFYGNEATLLIFDTLFFCVVDLGAQSFILAGVLTYVQQMIFRLIRNGIGRRNLANKTLVDKRFLI